Within Flavobacteriales bacterium, the genomic segment TATATTCATAGGCAGGATGAACTATCAACTGAACGACAATCGTACTATCACAATTGTGAATACTTGAAAATGAATTAATATACTCACCTGAGTTTGAAACAGATACTCCATTCGGCAATAAGTAATCCTCACCTTGACAAATTTCAACACTAAAGTTTGAGTAAAAAGTGTCGTTAACAACAACGTAATTTGTCCAAATGGAATCGCATGAACCAATTGACGTTTCCAGAGTATCTATCCAAACACCACTTTGGGTAATCAATTGACCTGCAGGGCTTATAAAGGTGTCACCTAAACAAATTTCAATAGATTGACTATAATTGTATTCTGGAAGAACTTCTAAATTAGTGATAATTATAGAGTCACATATATTGATACTGTTTAAATTAGAGGTATAAGTTCCTGTTGCTGACACAGTATTACCATTTGGTAGTACATAAGTATTTCCTTGACAAATTGTATCAAAGAAAGTGCTATAATAAGTTGGGAATACAGTAAGATTTATTTCAATAAGGCTATCACACCCCTCACTGGTTTCAAAGGTATTTGTGTAAATCCCGGAAGCTATAGCAGTATCTCCATTAGGTAAAATATAAAATTGATTATCACAAATGCTTGCACTTAGGTAGTTATGATAAACAGGATAAACGCTTAGATCATAAATCACGACAGAATCACAACCTTGCGAATTCAACAAGCTATCTGTATAAATTCCAGAATTTGTATAACTTCCACCAGAAGCTAATTGAAAACTATCAGTAGAACAAATATGCGTATCAACTAAAGTAAATTGGGTTTGGTACACGGTTAATATTGTCTCTACAATTAAAGAATCACATGTGTTTTGACTTTGTAAGGTATCAAAATAAGTACCTGAACTGGTTTCAATATCTCCAAGTGGTCTTTGATAACTCTCTCCCTGACAAATATTGGAATATACGTGAATATGGTTTAACGGTAACACATCTATGAATTCATGAATAACTGAATCACACCCTTGCTCATTTAATAGCTTTGTAGTATAGGTACCAGTTGTATAAATATAATCTCCATTTGCAAGTTCGAAGCTATCTCCTTGACAAATCGAATAAGAAAAATAAAATTCATGTTTTGGATAAATCATATAGCTTTTTGGAGCTGAAAACACTGTATCAACAGAAACACACACGTGATTAGAAATCATCTTTACTAAAACTATTTGGGGTGCGGTTGAATATTGTAATACAGGAATTTTTAATACAGGAACAGAGGTTGTGATCCAATTTCCAGTTGGAAGAAGCCATTGAAATTCTGGGTTACTCCCAGCATATTGAACATCCGCAAAAAAAACAATGGTATCTTGTTCACAAACCGTTGGTTCAGCATTTAGTTCAACGCTTGGGTTTGCAATGATAAATGAAGGGTTAGGAGAACCAATGTCTAAACCGATATTTCCAAAAGTTTCCTTGCTATATAGTGATTTATGAACAGGTGTGCTATCGCAAATTAAACTTAACGACCAATTATTTGGTGAAATCTCCGACGAATCTATATTCGATAAATAGAATGAAGATTGATTATTGAACATGGGAAAACCTGAAATTCCAACAGGAACATAAGAAAGTGCATGGTTTAGGTCATTCTTTTGATAATCTTCATAATATCGCCAAAGAGCAACTGTATCTATTTGGGAAACACCTGGCCAAGGTGAAACCGCAATGGATGGTATTGTGTTATTCCATACAGAATCAAATTGAGTTTGCTGCATCGAGTCAGCATTGAAAAGAATAACAGAAGACACTGGATGAATAATACCTTTCAAAATATTACCTCCATAAAAATCTTTTCCACTACATGTAGAGAGTAAAAAGCCCGATAGATCGATAGAGTCACTGGATTTATTATAAACCTCTATCCACTGCCACTTTAAATCATCATCTCCGGAAGGATCTGACATAATTTCTGTTATGACTACATCTTGAATATTCGTTACCCCTCCCACTGAGTAAGTTGTTTCGTTTCCATTCTTGTCGTAATGGTGATCAACTATTATATTACCGATATTTTCTGTTTTTAATCGATATAAAGAATCATAGCTTAGTATTTCTTGGGCCTGTATTGAATATGCAGTAAGAAAGTACCAGGCAAGAATGAAATTCAAAATGTAATTATACAGTTTCATCAAGTTTGTTATTAATCATTTATCACCAAATTTATCCATATTTATTGGAATGTAATAACTTAGATTTGAAAGCAACCGACAAGACATAGAATTTTGCAGTTGGAACGACGTTGATTCATTAATATATACACAGCAAACATGCTATACAATTTGATATGTGAGCTGTAACTCGAAATGTTCTTTCGAGCTTGGTTCAATTTCTTGCAAGCGAAAAGAATGTAAATTTCCGATGTATTTTGCCCTATCGTAGAAATGAAAAAACAATACAAAGGTCAATTATATTAAAATTTTTAACCACTTACTTCGTAGAAAATTGCCATCGATCGCTCCTAGAAAGACAAAATTATGATCAAAATGACGTATTATTGTTAAAATAAATTATTATGAGCGGATAGTAAAGGGGTTAGACTACCATTTTTTTGAGTTCTTTCTTTCCTCACTGTCCAAAAAACAATAAAAACCATGAAAAACTATTTATTAATACTGATGTTGGTTTTGGGTAGCACGATATATGCTCAAAGTCCAGATATGTTTAGTTATCAATGTGCTATTCGAGATAACGCAGGAAATTTATTAACCAATACCA encodes:
- a CDS encoding lamin tail domain-containing protein, producing MKLYNYILNFILAWYFLTAYSIQAQEILSYDSLYRLKTENIGNIIVDHHYDKNGNETTYSVGGVTNIQDVVITEIMSDPSGDDDLKWQWIEVYNKSSDSIDLSGFLLSTCSGKDFYGGNILKGIIHPVSSVILFNADSMQQTQFDSVWNNTIPSIAVSPWPGVSQIDTVALWRYYEDYQKNDLNHALSYVPVGISGFPMFNNQSSFYLSNIDSSEISPNNWSLSLICDSTPVHKSLYSKETFGNIGLDIGSPNPSFIIANPSVELNAEPTVCEQDTIVFFADVQYAGSNPEFQWLLPTGNWITTSVPVLKIPVLQYSTAPQIVLVKMISNHVCVSVDTVFSAPKSYMIYPKHEFYFSYSICQGDSFELANGDYIYTTGTYTTKLLNEQGCDSVIHEFIDVLPLNHIHVYSNICQGESYQRPLGDIETSSGTYFDTLQSQNTCDSLIVETILTVYQTQFTLVDTHICSTDSFQLASGGSYTNSGIYTDSLLNSQGCDSVVIYDLSVYPVYHNYLSASICDNQFYILPNGDTAIASGIYTNTFETSEGCDSLIEINLTVFPTYYSTFFDTICQGNTYVLPNGNTVSATGTYTSNLNSINICDSIIITNLEVLPEYNYSQSIEICLGDTFISPAGQLITQSGVWIDTLETSIGSCDSIWTNYVVVNDTFYSNFSVEICQGEDYLLPNGVSVSNSGEYINSFSSIHNCDSTIVVQLIVHPAYEYIVTDTLCHGEVYIRPNGIPVSNTGIYYDTLLTVDNCDSIIISDILVNPTFMFSETIEICDDQMYILHSGDTVSTSGLYIDTFSTTNSCDSIYIQEISVFPTYSYSLFDTICQGDNFLLPDSTQVAQPGIYTSVLSTKQGCDSIINTFLHVKPISTFSQVYYVCQGDSVVLPNGNWTGQAGIYIDTLENHFLCDSIIETEIIIEFEKFSSQKVNLCHDQVYTLISGEIVSQTGLYIDTTTTFLGCDSIVHIAITKYDVKRKDTTVYLCGNETFLSVKGQVLSESGFYSDTVFYSNMCEKEIYNYEINAETIDSVLVITNNKIEATQDADSYQWISCADSSVIIEETGSTFYPNENGSYSVIIIKGHCSITTSCKTMFVENFFDTGLIYYKNPVKDYLTIELGKVFPIIEMTCSSNQGRLMREAIEYNQHTVEFDFQGLPPGLYLLEVKSGNYMEVLKIIKE